One region of Ptiloglossa arizonensis isolate GNS036 chromosome 8, iyPtiAriz1_principal, whole genome shotgun sequence genomic DNA includes:
- the LOC143149917 gene encoding uncharacterized protein LOC143149917: MSFIKRLHLDEVVTSFPELGPTVPDGGYAWIVLCGVFLIQMTIPSLLSMYGVVLGYINENDDNFYLWSEQIILTPILFTAFYNIADPWTRIVVSMSIFPRLVGIIGIILLAIGILATGYLATGGVGAYLANSSAGAVMGIGASFVTLLSEYVLRKNFKKKLLLGLTLKNIGVSFGLVLIPSITNLLLYKAKLENGLLYMTIVLLPTTFGILTFRLPSLQQSIPYSLLISTEEDNELPIRISPDIPEIASNPNGQNNLGSLEFGEAEETTHSEGLFTEGNNIYAYEEPDEDVNLFVNPTIHSERTWKHQFRPLKTFRFWAAVIGWVGIKASILFFWILLPVLSHGIQKRTYIWISVSTMAGFITFFPSLVSFKVLEMTSQNRRLYFGLASWLCGITLIGLTYATNYVRVGTCTILGGISIGSLSSCQDLPLYDVLGIETMRCVHKGFYSIVGLCILIFCFIHSVNFCLNFTAFLLFFGGFYWISLPALNLIKNSQFKAFHIINKTNKDET; the protein is encoded by the exons ATGTCGTTCATTAAACGTCTACACCTTGATGAAGTCGTTACATCGTTTCCAGAACTGGGTCCCACGGTGCCAGATGGTGGATATGCATGGATTGTTCTCTGCGGAGTATTCCTGATCCAA ATGACCATACCAAGTTTATTATCCATGTATGGAGTAGTATTGGGCTATATAAATGAAAATGACGACAATTTTTATCTATGGAGTGAACAAATTATTCTTACACCAATACTGTTTACTGCTTTCTACAACATAGCAG ATCCTTGGACGAGAATAGTCGTGAGCATGTCAATATTTCCCCGCTTAGTAGGAATAATAGGAATAATTTTGTTAGCAATTGGGATTCTAGCAACCGGGTACCTTGCAACTGGTGGAGTTGGTGCATATTTAGCCAACTCCAGTGCAGGTGCAGTGATGGGCATAGGCGCCAGTTTTGTTACCTTACTTAGCGAGTATGTTTTGCGGAAAAACTTCAAGAAGAAGCTCCTTTTAGGTCTgacattgaaaaatatcggAGTATCGTTCGGTCTCGTTCTCATTCCCAGCATCACGAATCTGCTCTTGTATAAGGCTAAATTGGAAAATGGTCTACTGTACATGACGATTGTATTGTTGCCTACCACTTTCGGAATACTAACTTTTCGGTTACCTTCTCTACAGCAAAGTATTCCTTACAG TCTTCTCATATCAACTGAAGAGGACAACGAACTTCCCATAAGAATCTCTCCAGACATTCCTGAGATTGCATCAAACCCAAATGGTCAAAATAACTTGGGAAGTCTAGAATTTGGCGAAGCTGAAGAAACAACTCACAGTGAAGGGTTGTTTACTGAAGGAAATAATATTTACGCTTATGAAGAACCAGATGAGGATGTAAATCTGTTTGTAAATCCAACTATTCACTCAGAGCGCACTTGGAAGCATCAATTTCGACCTCTTAAAACCTTTCGGTTTTGGGCTGCAGTGATTGGCTGGGTTGGAATAAAAGCATCCATTCTCTTTTTCTGGATTTTGTTACCTGTTTTATCTCATGGAATTCAAAAAAGAACATACATTTGGATATCAGTATCTACCATGGCTGgctttattacattttttccaAGTCTTGTCAGTTTCAAAGTGTTAGAAATGACAAGTCAAAACAGAAGATTATATTTTGGGCTAGCATCTTGGCTATGTGGCATTACTTTAATAG GTTTAACTTATGCAACAAACTATGTACGGGTTGGGACTTGTACCATTTTAGGTGGTATCAGTATTGGCAGCTTATCAAGCTGTCAGGATTTACCTTTGTACGATGTTCTCGGTATTGAAACAATGCGTTGTGTTCATAAGGGATTTTACAGCATCGTGGGTCTGTGCATATTGATCTTCTGTTTCATACACA GTGTAAATTTCTGCCTAAATTTTACGGCGTTTTTGCTATTTTTCGGTGGATTTTACTGGATCTCATTGCCTGCtctgaatttaattaaaaactcACAATTCAAAGCTTTTCATATAATAaacaaaacgaacaaagacgagacatga
- the LOC143149916 gene encoding trophoblast glycoprotein-like, translating to MCIMKKFYAIFFLICMSTAELSNDCSNPNWHSLETLESSRLACGSIFDNRCSCMETCYENQHQYVVNCTDSKFFDTTPLAHLPNKTQVLIFTGNYLEELPWNVFGTLDSLPNLRVIDMSRNKIREIRGKAYHHVQRVERLILDFNKLSLDPGRSHPRVFSNFVSLLELHLTDAFEDGPPRDLAATLHDIFVNSNLTQLMKLHLEQNEISEFRDANVFCDLPNILDLYLGDNALTALHFNISCLHKLRFLDLQRNKFVKVLERDLHAMDALIKHNQSIAVDFTGNPLQCSCKLNPFIKWMKKTKVFVRNKGSLKCNEGEAIHEIHETKNCTPKLFSSAPHGATVLLFFLSLVLVGLVCALIYVQRTKLQKKIEPILDSVNKRVRYTSIATGDSREDV from the exons AT GTGCATAATgaagaaattttacgcaatatTCTTTCTAATATGCATGTCCACTGCTGAACTGTCCAATGATTGCAGCAATCCTAATTGGCACTCGTTGGAGACCCTCGAGTCTTCTAGATTAGCGTGCGGATCAATTTTCGATAATCGTTGTTCCTGTATGGAAACTTGTTACGAGAATCAACACCAATATGTTGTTAATTGCACTGATTCGAAATTTTTTGACACTACACCTTTGGCCCACTTGCCAAACAAAACACAA GTTCTCATTTTTACGGGAAATTATTTGGAAGAATTACCCTGGAACGTGTTTGGCACTCTGGACAGTTTACCGAATTTGCGTGTAATCGACATGTCGAGAAATAAAATCAGGGAAATTCGAGGGAAGGCGTATCACCATGTTCAACGTGTCGAACGTCTTATTCTCGATTTCAACAAACTCTCATTAGATCCTGGTAGGAGTCATCCTAGAGTATTCTCCAATTTTGTGTCTTTATTAGAACTTCATTTGACCGATGCTTTCGAGGATGGTCCACCGAGGGATCTTGCTGCTACGTTACATGATATTTTTGTGAACAG CAATTTAACCCAACTCATGAAGCTACACCTGGAACAaaacgaaatatcggaattccGAGACGCCAATGTGTTCTGCGATCTTCCAAATATTTTGGATCTCTATCTGGGCGACAATGCACTAACTGCGTTGCACTTTAACATATCTTGTCTTCACAAGCTGCGTTTCTTAGACCTTCAGCGTAACAAATTCGTCAAAGTCCTCGAACGCGATCTTCACGCAATGGATGCACTTATTAAGCATAATCAAAGTATAGCGGTGGACTTCACCGGAAATCCGTTACAGTGTTCTTGCAAACTCAACCCCTTCATTAAATGGATGAAGAAGACAAAAGTATTCGTTCGTAACAAGGGCAGTTTGAAGTGTAACGAAG gTGAAGCAATACACGAAATTCATGAGACCAAAAATTGCACACCGAAATTGTTCTCGTCAGCCCCACATGGTGCAACCGTCttattatttttcctttcgttggTGCTGGTAGGACTCGTGTGTGCACTAATTTACGTGCAACGTACAAAACTGCAAAAAAAAATCGAGCCGATATTAGATTCGGTCAATAAAAGGGTGCGCTACACCTCGATAGCAACCGGTGATTCCCGCGAGGACGTATAG
- the LOC143149915 gene encoding ATP-dependent DNA helicase Q5 isoform X1, translating to MNSEELNLMKVLQSTFGYENFKNTVQKEATIAISKGTKCVCISMPPGFGRSLCFQLPAILQKGKVSIVFSPKLSFMKKEVDFLRSKQINARLLSATTYPKEQKKILNDLTSNSPTIVLLYSTIEVAMCTYFQRLVHLLRQRNILSYIVFNEAHCLSKWGYEYTVSYKEINSLNKIYKYIPKIAVTTTVIDKVLEDICKLLTLKTPKIFKLPMQQINVQYDVWFLDILSSPFHHLKNFMIEVLGYFYHKDSPHYKMHEGFAIVYCREEVTAELIKDKLNTFGIPTLAYHYKLNNSTRRNIENKWISGEARIITTTYDYGFIHKQPVRCIVYWTVPENIAKYYRESAQTCKDSGLAFCRIYFSIKEYSSVKLVIENHRIMKDPEHIENRLSEYNKLVSYCLLIKCRHTVIGEYFGYLMQPCEMNCDVCQDNKIVKIRTLNFITHSDSIGGVKYDICDVNKNLKKEQIVEDNNDQLEEISENKFCAFEIIRKKNAIDENSEKEIVQSNDNLTSKKQKPSSSESSSRAAQLPVKDSVQTITEGTVKCAKHSNKIRTSIFATTQFTVDENNFNKQTILWESCSSRNNIQKDSEKQMNNTQVFSKSSESKNESKIENVNTVGSTQRIEKKDQILESDFCEIINVIVKAKEQTRKRKEFCDVVDTRFDEFEPKRRKSRTENKLTNVTRIQRDRRTSDRDKRVERIKDDVNESVSRDLTTVKYLMNKYKLNKDSITLVPLRK from the exons ATGAATTCTGAGGAATTAAATCTAATGAAAGTTTTACAATCTACGTTTGGTTACGAAAACTTCAAAAATACCGTTCAAAAAGAAGCCACTATCGCAATCAGCAAAG gtACAAAATGTGTCTGCATATCTATGCCTCCTGGGTTTGGTAGATCCCTTTGTTTCCAATTGCCAGCCATTTTACAAAAGGGTAAAGTCAGTATTGTTTTTTCTCCAAAGTTATCTTTTATGAAG AAAGAGGTTGATTTCTTAAGGAGTAAACAGATTAATGCACGTTTATTAAGTGCAACTACATAcccaaaagaacaaaaaaaaattttaaatgattTAACATCCAATTCTCCTACAATAGTGTTATTATATAGCACAATTGAAGTAGCTATGTGCACATACTTTCAG AGACTTGTACATTTATTAAGGCAACGTAATATATTGTCATATATTGTATTTAATGAGGCACATTGTTTAAGTAAATGGGGATATGAATATACAGTTagttacaaagaaataaattcacttaataagatatataaatatattcccAAAATTGCGGTAACTACAACTGTTATAGATAAG GTACTTGAAGACATTTGTAAACTGTTGACACTGAAAACTcctaaaatatttaaactacCAATGCAACAAATCAATGTACAGTATGATGTATGGTTTTTAGACATACTTTCCTCGCCATTTCATCATCTTAAAAATTTTATGATAGAAGTACTTGGCTACTTTTATCATAAAGATTCCCCTCATTATAAG ATGCATGAAGGATTTGCCATTGTTTACTGTAGGGAAGAAGTCACTGCTGAGTTGATAAAAGATAAGTTAAATACTTTTGGCATACCTACACTTGCATACCATTACA AATTAAATAATAGCACACGACGTAACATAGAAAATAAGTGGATATCCGGAGAAGCTCGCATTATTACTACTACATATGATTATGGATTTATTCATAAACAACCAGTCAG ATGCATAGTTTATTGGACAGTACCTGAAAACATTGCCAAATATTATAGAGAATCTGCACAAACATGTAAGGATAGTGGTCTTGCATTTTGTAGAATCTATTTTAGCATAAAGGAATATTCTTCAGTAAAGTTGGTTATTGAAAATCACAGAATAATGAAAGATCCAGAGCATATTGAGAACCGATTAAGCGAGTACAACAAACTTGTTTCCTATTGTCTGTTAATAAA ATGTCGTCATACAGTTATTGGCGAATATTTTGGATATTTAATGCAGCCTTGCGAAATGAACTGTGatgtttgtcaagacaataaaattgtaaaaatcagAACCCTCAACTTTATTACGCATTCCGACAGCATAGGGGGAGTTAAATATGACAT CTGTGATGTAaacaagaatttaaaaaaagaacaaattgtAGAAGATAATAATGATCAATTAGAAGAAATttcggaaaataaattttgcgcgTTCGAAATTATACGCAAAAAAAATGCTATTGACGAGAATAGTGAAAAAGAGATTGTGCAATCTAATGATAACTTAACAAGCAAGAAGCAAAAACCGTCGTCCAGCGAAAGTAGTTCACGCGCTGCACAATTACCCGTAAAGGATTCTGTACAAACTATTACAGAGGGTACAGTAAAATGCGCGAAACATTCAAACAAAATACGTACGAGCATATTCGCGACAACGCAGTTTACGGTAGATGAGAACAATTTTAACAAACAGACGATATTGTGGGAATCGTGTAGTTCtagaaataatattcaaaaagATTCAGAAAAACAAATGAATAACACTCAGGTTTTCAGTAAAAGCAGTGAATCAAAAAATgagtcgaaaattgaaaatgtaaatacCGTCGGTAGCACACAAAGGATTGAAAAAAAGGACCAAATTTTAGAGAGTGATTTTTGTGAAATTATCAATGTTATCGTTAAGGCGAAAGAACAAACTAGAAAACGAAAGGAATTTTGTGACGTTGTGGACACGcgtttcgacgaattcgagCCAAAAAGAAGGAAATCGAGAACCGAAAATAAACTAACCAACGTGACACGAATACAGAGAGACAGAAGAACTTCCGATCGGGATAAACGCGTGGAACGCATCAAGGATGATGTAAATGAAAGCGTGTCGCGTGACCTAACAACAGTAAAATATTTGATGAATAAGTACAAGTTGAACAAAGATTCGATAACTCTGGTGCCGCTTAGAAAATGA
- the LOC143149915 gene encoding ATP-dependent DNA helicase Q5 isoform X2, whose product MCTYFQRLVHLLRQRNILSYIVFNEAHCLSKWGYEYTVSYKEINSLNKIYKYIPKIAVTTTVIDKVLEDICKLLTLKTPKIFKLPMQQINVQYDVWFLDILSSPFHHLKNFMIEVLGYFYHKDSPHYKMHEGFAIVYCREEVTAELIKDKLNTFGIPTLAYHYKLNNSTRRNIENKWISGEARIITTTYDYGFIHKQPVRCIVYWTVPENIAKYYRESAQTCKDSGLAFCRIYFSIKEYSSVKLVIENHRIMKDPEHIENRLSEYNKLVSYCLLIKCRHTVIGEYFGYLMQPCEMNCDVCQDNKIVKIRTLNFITHSDSIGGVKYDICDVNKNLKKEQIVEDNNDQLEEISENKFCAFEIIRKKNAIDENSEKEIVQSNDNLTSKKQKPSSSESSSRAAQLPVKDSVQTITEGTVKCAKHSNKIRTSIFATTQFTVDENNFNKQTILWESCSSRNNIQKDSEKQMNNTQVFSKSSESKNESKIENVNTVGSTQRIEKKDQILESDFCEIINVIVKAKEQTRKRKEFCDVVDTRFDEFEPKRRKSRTENKLTNVTRIQRDRRTSDRDKRVERIKDDVNESVSRDLTTVKYLMNKYKLNKDSITLVPLRK is encoded by the exons ATGTGCACATACTTTCAG AGACTTGTACATTTATTAAGGCAACGTAATATATTGTCATATATTGTATTTAATGAGGCACATTGTTTAAGTAAATGGGGATATGAATATACAGTTagttacaaagaaataaattcacttaataagatatataaatatattcccAAAATTGCGGTAACTACAACTGTTATAGATAAG GTACTTGAAGACATTTGTAAACTGTTGACACTGAAAACTcctaaaatatttaaactacCAATGCAACAAATCAATGTACAGTATGATGTATGGTTTTTAGACATACTTTCCTCGCCATTTCATCATCTTAAAAATTTTATGATAGAAGTACTTGGCTACTTTTATCATAAAGATTCCCCTCATTATAAG ATGCATGAAGGATTTGCCATTGTTTACTGTAGGGAAGAAGTCACTGCTGAGTTGATAAAAGATAAGTTAAATACTTTTGGCATACCTACACTTGCATACCATTACA AATTAAATAATAGCACACGACGTAACATAGAAAATAAGTGGATATCCGGAGAAGCTCGCATTATTACTACTACATATGATTATGGATTTATTCATAAACAACCAGTCAG ATGCATAGTTTATTGGACAGTACCTGAAAACATTGCCAAATATTATAGAGAATCTGCACAAACATGTAAGGATAGTGGTCTTGCATTTTGTAGAATCTATTTTAGCATAAAGGAATATTCTTCAGTAAAGTTGGTTATTGAAAATCACAGAATAATGAAAGATCCAGAGCATATTGAGAACCGATTAAGCGAGTACAACAAACTTGTTTCCTATTGTCTGTTAATAAA ATGTCGTCATACAGTTATTGGCGAATATTTTGGATATTTAATGCAGCCTTGCGAAATGAACTGTGatgtttgtcaagacaataaaattgtaaaaatcagAACCCTCAACTTTATTACGCATTCCGACAGCATAGGGGGAGTTAAATATGACAT CTGTGATGTAaacaagaatttaaaaaaagaacaaattgtAGAAGATAATAATGATCAATTAGAAGAAATttcggaaaataaattttgcgcgTTCGAAATTATACGCAAAAAAAATGCTATTGACGAGAATAGTGAAAAAGAGATTGTGCAATCTAATGATAACTTAACAAGCAAGAAGCAAAAACCGTCGTCCAGCGAAAGTAGTTCACGCGCTGCACAATTACCCGTAAAGGATTCTGTACAAACTATTACAGAGGGTACAGTAAAATGCGCGAAACATTCAAACAAAATACGTACGAGCATATTCGCGACAACGCAGTTTACGGTAGATGAGAACAATTTTAACAAACAGACGATATTGTGGGAATCGTGTAGTTCtagaaataatattcaaaaagATTCAGAAAAACAAATGAATAACACTCAGGTTTTCAGTAAAAGCAGTGAATCAAAAAATgagtcgaaaattgaaaatgtaaatacCGTCGGTAGCACACAAAGGATTGAAAAAAAGGACCAAATTTTAGAGAGTGATTTTTGTGAAATTATCAATGTTATCGTTAAGGCGAAAGAACAAACTAGAAAACGAAAGGAATTTTGTGACGTTGTGGACACGcgtttcgacgaattcgagCCAAAAAGAAGGAAATCGAGAACCGAAAATAAACTAACCAACGTGACACGAATACAGAGAGACAGAAGAACTTCCGATCGGGATAAACGCGTGGAACGCATCAAGGATGATGTAAATGAAAGCGTGTCGCGTGACCTAACAACAGTAAAATATTTGATGAATAAGTACAAGTTGAACAAAGATTCGATAACTCTGGTGCCGCTTAGAAAATGA
- the Bbc gene encoding choline/ethanolaminephosphotransferase 1 bbc isoform X6, whose product MHTLRAPRWACFLCALGLFIYQSLDAIDGKQARRTGTSSPLGELFDHGCDSISTVFVALSACIAVQLGYYPTWMFFQCFCAMTLFYCAHWQTYVSGTLKFGKVDVTEAQFTIIAIHLISAIFGPKTWMMEIPVLGVGTVSNYVAVIIYAGYIHVFLEFCKVFESGGIGKNGSTTALPYTGTEVKVFPLWGAVGIAILLAQSSISVILAGGVGKNGSTVAGTSVLSPIIPFSFVVVPAFIIYRKSAEHVYENHPALYILAFGMVAAKVTNRLVVAHMTKNEMQYLDSSLIGPAMLFLNQYFNFFIKEYYVLWLCFIWVTLDLLRYCAQICLEICDHMKIRLFKIPFGDHRTTQVSNTAEKNVRMMVEQEPLLDEDYHHGSDTTLNL is encoded by the exons ATGCACACTCTAAGA GCACCAAGATGGGCATGTTTTCTATGTGCTCTTGGTTTGTTCATTTATCAGAGTTTGGATGCAATAGATGGCAAACAGGCAAGAAGGACGGGAACCTCATCACCATTAGGTGAACTATTTGATCATGGATGTGACTCCATATCAACGG tatttGTTGCTCTATCAGCATGTATAGCAGTACAATTAGGATATTATCCAACATGGATGTTTTTTCAATGCTTCTGTGCTATGACACTTTTTTATTGTGCTCATTGGCAGACTTATGTTTCAG GTACACTAAAGTTTGGTAAGGTAGATGTCACAGAAGCACAGTTTACCATTATAGCTATTCACCTCATTTCTGCAATCTTTGGACCTAAAACGTGGATGATGGAG ATACCAGTGCTTGGTGTAGGCACAGTCAGTAACTACGTGGCAGTGATAATTTATGCAGGCTACATTCATGTATTCCTTGAATTCTGTAAAGTGTTTGAATCCGGTGGGATTGGAAAGAATGGTTCCACAACTGCA TTGCCATATACTGGCACAGAGGTCAAGGTGTTTCCATTATGGGGTGCTGTGGGCATCGCTATTTTACTTGCACAGAGCAGCATATCCGTCATTCTTGCCGGTGGTGTCGGCAAAAATGGCTCCACCGTTGCA GGAACATCAGTTTTATCTCCAATTATTCCATTTAGTTTTGTAGTAGTACCAGcttttataatttatagaaaaagtgcTGAGCACGTATATGAAAATCATCCTGCATTATACATACTTGCATTTGGAATGGTTGCAGCTAAAGTTACCAATCGATTAGTG GTTGCACATATGACAAAAAATGAAATGCAGTATTTAGACAGTTCACTGATTGGACCAGCAATGCTGTTTTTGAATCAGTacttcaatttttttatcaaagaaTATTATGTTCTTTGGTTGTGCTTT ATTTGGGTTACCTTGGATTTACTTCGATATTGTGCTCAAATTTGTCTTGAGATCTGCGATCATATGAAAATCAGATTATTTAAGATACCATTTGGAGATCATCGAACAACCCAGGTTTCTAACACAGCTGAAAAAAATG TTCGCATGATGGTGGAACAAGAGCCTCTGTTAGATGAGGACTATCATCACGGATCTGATACTACCCTCAACCTATGA
- the LOC143150792 gene encoding CD9 antigen yields MVLSECYGFVKYALVCVNLIFWAVGVAGVVLSVWLLRDQTFLISLVEEQHKFNAGLYILQSAGILMLIVAILGCCGAFRESQCMLVAFFSCLLVVIVAQIAAAAWLYSNCYSLGEMVESSVIYSVKNKYGVDNNLDTQAMDAFQSGLGCCGATGPADWAGSKYATRDRSIPVSLTVSGDVNNVYKVPESCCKDKDSTACKESRNIKVASVVSPAIYSEGCIDKLMDALNSQQNIVIGVAAGIGILELLGLIFSLVYCCAINSSDRYKA; encoded by the exons ATGGTGCTTTCGGAATGTTATGGGTTCGTCAAGTATGCATTGGTCTGCGTCAATCTCATATTTTGG gcCGTGGGTGTAGCAGGAGTGGTCCTGTCAGTATGGCTGTTGAGGGATCAGACGTTTCTGATATCCCTCGTCGAGGAACAGCACAAGTTCAACGCTGGCCTCTACATCCTCCAGTCCGCTGGGATTCTCATGCTGATAGTCGCCATTCTAGGCTGTTGCGGCGCCTTCCGTGAATCTCAATGCATGCTGGTCGCTTTCTTCAGCTGCCTCCTCGTGGTTATCGTCGCGCAAATCGCAGCTGCGGCATGGTTGTACAGCAACTGCTATAGCCTCGGGGAGATGGTCGAGTCTTCCGTGATATATTCCGTTAAG AATAAATACGGTGTGGACAATAATCTTGATACACAGGCTATGGACGCGTTTCAATCCGGTCTTGGATGTTGCGGAGCTACTGGTCCAGCAGATTGGGCAGGCAGTAAATACGCCACCAGAGATCGCTCGATTCCTGTAAGCTTAACCGTTTCCGGTGACGTAAATAACGTGTACAAGGTACCGGAGTCCTGCTGCAAGGACAAAGACAGCACTGCTTGCAAAGAATCTCGAAATATTAAAGTTGCCAGCGTGGTTAGCCCGGCAATTTATAGCGAG GGTTGCATAGACAAACTGATGGACGCACTGAACAGTCAACAAAATATTGTTATCGGCGTCGCCGCAGGCATCGGCATCTTGGAACTTCTTGGTTTGATATTTTCCCTGGTGTATTGCTGTGCAATCAACTCGTCGGACAGATACAAAGCTTGA
- the Mrpl21 gene encoding mitochondrial ribosomal protein L21 — translation MATLTGFTRLFNFAANTYFRRILPTSIYKQYYPAIKLWDMAVADYKTHYKLPWFRKLKLEEIVPEYDEDKEKEAAKAINEINKQIATQSTGRLFAIIYLCGVQYKVTENDIIIVSGQWLPLPGDKLKLEKVLLIGGMDFTLVGRPLLNRELVSIDATVIQKTLSHTITRFRMKPRKQFRRLNFYRIHRTMLRINSITINEDVDKKKEVEGLDRIY, via the exons ATGGCGACTTTAACTGGATTCACGAGACTATTTAATTTTGCTGCAAATACATATTTTAGAAGAATTTTACCAACTTCAATATATAAACAATATTACCCAG caATTAAACTATGGGATATGGCAGTAGCTGATTATAAAACTCATTACAAACTACCTTGGTTTCGTAAATTAAAGTTAGAGGAAATAGTACCAGAATATGATgaagataaagaaaaagaagctgCTA aagcaataaatgaaattaacaaACAAATAGCTACTCAGTCAACTGGTCGCTTATTTGCAATTATATATTTGTGTGGCGTGCAATATAAAGTTACAGAGAATGATATTATAATTGTTAGTGGTCAATGGCTACCTTTACCAggagataaattaaaattagagaAAGTATTACTTATTGGTGGTATGGACTTTACACTTGTTGGAAGACCTCTTTTAAACAGGGAATTGGTATCAATTGATGCAACCGTAATTCAAAAAACTTTGTCTCACACAATAACTCGTTTTAGAATGAAACCGAGGAAGCAATTTCGTAGATTAAACT TTTACAGAATACACCGAACAATGTTAAGAATAAACTCCATAACTATAAATGAAGATGTTGACAAAAAGAAAGAAGTGGAAGGCTTAGATAGAATATATTGA